Proteins found in one Paraburkholderia caballeronis genomic segment:
- a CDS encoding DNA translocase FtsK yields MIAEQPPTTATPGSEPGEPTPAPAEAAPRPVVRGHAPTTFEFRPPAASAVELPGLDLLDRASSEIEPISEEKLAQTGQLIEQRLQEFKVPVAVVGASAGPVITRFEIEPALGVRGSQIVGLMKDLSRGLGLTSIRVVETIPGKTCMGLELPNARRQMIRLSEILESGPYQRSPSKLTIAMGKDIVGLPVVTDLAKAPHMLVAGTTGSGKSVAINAMILSLLYKATPAEVRLIMIDPKMLELSVYEGIPHLLAPVVTDMKLAANALNWCVGEMEKRYRLMSAVGVRNLAGFNQKIRDAQAHEKKIGNPFSLTPDDPEPLSTLPMIVVVIDELADLMMVAGKKIEELIARLAQKARAAGIHLILATQRPSVDVITGLIKANIPTRVAFQVSSKIDSRTILDQMGAESLLGQGDMLFLPPGTGYPQRVHGAFVADEEVHSVVEYLKQFGEPEYIEGILDGPATEGAQQDLFGETPDAEADPLYDEAVAFVVRTRRASISSVQRQLRIGYNRAARLVEQMEAAGLVSPMGINGSREVLAPGAAE; encoded by the coding sequence GTGATCGCAGAACAACCGCCCACAACCGCGACACCCGGCTCTGAACCAGGCGAACCAACGCCAGCCCCCGCCGAAGCCGCCCCGCGCCCCGTCGTCCGCGGCCATGCGCCGACGACCTTCGAGTTCCGCCCGCCCGCGGCCTCCGCGGTCGAACTGCCGGGCCTCGACCTGCTGGACCGCGCCTCGTCCGAAATCGAGCCGATCTCCGAAGAAAAGCTCGCGCAGACCGGCCAGCTGATCGAACAGCGCCTGCAGGAATTCAAGGTGCCGGTCGCGGTCGTCGGCGCGTCGGCCGGGCCGGTGATCACGCGCTTCGAGATCGAGCCCGCGCTCGGCGTGCGCGGCAGCCAGATCGTCGGGTTGATGAAGGACCTGTCGCGCGGCCTCGGCCTCACGTCGATCCGCGTCGTCGAGACGATCCCCGGAAAGACCTGCATGGGCCTCGAACTGCCGAACGCGCGCCGCCAGATGATCCGCCTGTCCGAGATCCTCGAATCCGGCCCGTACCAGCGCTCCCCGTCGAAGCTGACGATCGCGATGGGCAAGGACATCGTCGGCCTGCCGGTCGTCACCGATCTCGCGAAGGCGCCGCACATGCTGGTCGCCGGCACGACCGGCTCCGGCAAGTCGGTCGCGATCAACGCGATGATCCTGTCGCTGCTGTACAAGGCGACGCCCGCGGAAGTGCGGCTCATCATGATCGACCCGAAGATGCTCGAACTGTCCGTGTACGAGGGCATTCCGCATCTGCTCGCGCCGGTCGTCACCGACATGAAGCTCGCCGCGAACGCGCTCAACTGGTGTGTCGGCGAGATGGAGAAGCGCTACCGGCTGATGTCGGCGGTCGGCGTGCGCAACCTCGCGGGCTTCAACCAGAAGATCCGGGACGCGCAGGCGCACGAGAAGAAGATCGGCAACCCGTTCTCGCTGACGCCGGACGACCCGGAACCGTTGTCCACGCTGCCGATGATCGTCGTCGTGATCGACGAGCTGGCCGACCTGATGATGGTCGCCGGCAAGAAGATCGAGGAACTGATCGCTCGGCTCGCGCAGAAGGCGCGCGCGGCCGGCATCCATCTGATCCTCGCGACGCAGCGGCCGTCCGTCGACGTGATCACCGGGCTCATCAAGGCGAACATTCCGACGCGCGTCGCGTTCCAGGTGTCGTCGAAGATCGACTCGCGCACGATCCTCGACCAGATGGGCGCGGAATCGCTGCTCGGCCAGGGCGACATGCTGTTCCTGCCGCCCGGCACCGGTTATCCGCAGCGCGTGCACGGCGCGTTCGTCGCGGACGAGGAAGTGCACAGCGTCGTCGAGTATCTGAAGCAGTTCGGCGAGCCGGAGTACATCGAAGGCATCCTCGACGGCCCGGCGACGGAAGGCGCGCAACAGGACCTGTTCGGCGAGACGCCGGACGCCGAGGCCGACCCGCTGTACGACGAAGCGGTTGCGTTCGTCGTGCGCACGCGGCGCGCGTCGATTTCGTCGGTGCAGCGGCAGTTGCGGATCGGCTATAACCGCGCGGCGCGGCTCGTCGAGCAGATGGAGGCGGCGGGACTCGTGTCGCCGATGGGGATCAACGGGAGTCGCGAAGTGCTGGCGCCGGGGGCGGCGGAGTAG
- a CDS encoding lactonase family protein, with protein MFRNCRSARGVPDGANDANGVASTVARQRHPFNLLIKGLAIMASVAAAHAFAQSPSPAMPRDGVYDMIVGTYTGGKSEGLYVYRFDTRTGDATPVSVAKTVNPSWLVVSRDNRHVYAVNELPGDNGPATQRGNVSAFRFDPQAGQLTFVNQVSAQGNDPCYLSLSPDGRYLFVANYSVAADPGGSFAALPIRQDGSLGDAALTAHHEGSGPVKGRQDGAHVHSTVFSPDGRYLFAQDLGTDRLYAYRYAPDGDNGPVSPTDAVETALKAGSGPRHLLFSGDGRHAYLTSELAATVTVFRYRDGKLAEEQVEPLAEPGFKGAVGGSALHLSPDGRFLYVSNRGDANDISIFAVDADSGRLKRVGRQSSLGKSPREFAIDPTGRWLIVGNQNSDTAYVFRRDPQTGLLGTDPKRIDIGSPVDFKFVSPS; from the coding sequence ATGTTCCGAAACTGCCGGTCTGCACGCGGCGTGCCTGACGGCGCGAATGACGCGAACGGCGTCGCGTCCACCGTCGCGCGTCAGCGTCATCCGTTCAACCTGCTCATCAAGGGTCTTGCCATCATGGCTTCGGTCGCCGCCGCGCACGCGTTCGCGCAGTCCCCGTCTCCGGCCATGCCCCGGGACGGCGTGTACGACATGATCGTCGGCACCTATACCGGCGGGAAAAGCGAAGGGCTGTACGTGTACCGCTTCGATACGAGGACCGGCGACGCGACGCCCGTTTCCGTCGCGAAGACCGTGAACCCGTCGTGGCTCGTCGTTAGCCGCGACAACCGCCATGTGTACGCGGTCAACGAACTGCCCGGCGACAACGGCCCGGCGACGCAGCGCGGCAACGTCAGCGCGTTCCGCTTTGATCCGCAGGCCGGGCAGCTGACGTTCGTGAACCAGGTGTCCGCGCAGGGCAACGACCCATGCTATCTGAGTCTGTCGCCGGACGGCCGTTATCTGTTCGTCGCGAACTATTCGGTCGCGGCCGATCCTGGCGGCAGCTTCGCCGCGCTGCCGATCCGGCAGGACGGCTCGCTCGGCGACGCGGCGCTGACCGCCCATCACGAAGGCAGCGGTCCGGTGAAGGGACGGCAGGACGGCGCGCACGTGCATTCGACGGTGTTCTCGCCGGACGGCCGGTATCTGTTCGCGCAGGACCTCGGCACCGACCGGCTGTATGCGTATCGCTACGCGCCGGATGGGGACAACGGGCCGGTGTCGCCGACCGATGCGGTCGAAACCGCGCTGAAGGCGGGCAGCGGGCCGCGGCATCTGCTGTTCAGCGGCGACGGACGGCATGCGTATCTGACGAGCGAACTGGCCGCGACCGTCACCGTGTTTCGTTATCGCGACGGCAAGCTGGCCGAAGAACAGGTCGAGCCGCTCGCGGAGCCGGGTTTCAAGGGGGCGGTCGGCGGGTCGGCGCTGCACCTGTCGCCGGACGGTCGCTTCCTGTACGTGTCGAACCGCGGCGATGCGAACGACATCTCGATCTTCGCGGTCGATGCGGATAGCGGGCGGTTGAAGCGCGTCGGACGGCAGTCGAGCCTCGGCAAGTCGCCGCGCGAGTTCGCGATCGATCCGACCGGCCGTTGGCTGATCGTCGGCAATCAGAACAGCGACACCGCGTATGTGTTCCGGCGCGATCCGCAGACCGGGCTGCTCGGCACGGACCCGAAGCGGATCGATATCGGGTCGCCGGTGGATTTCAAGTTCGTATCGCCTTCCTGA
- a CDS encoding DUF3096 domain-containing protein translates to MNITLGFGPLASLIAGILILVVPRLLNYIVALYLIIIGLIGIFGMNSAHL, encoded by the coding sequence ATGAACATCACCCTCGGATTCGGCCCGCTCGCATCGCTGATCGCCGGCATTCTGATCCTCGTCGTGCCGCGACTGCTGAACTACATCGTCGCGTTATACCTGATCATCATCGGGCTGATCGGCATCTTCGGGATGAATTCGGCGCATCTGTGA
- a CDS encoding glycoside hydrolase family 15 protein → MPALIEDYALIGDGHTAALVSRAGSIDWLCWPRFDSGACFAALLGTEQNGRWLIAPAPDDAQQVTITRRYRGETLILETDFETPDGAVTLIDFMPPGNGWSELVRIVVGRRGTVRMEMQLVLRFDYGFSVPWVSQLTYESGIKAIVGPDTVVLRTPVDLQGENMHTVATFDVKEGERVPFSMSYAASHLRVPPPRDPFTALARTENFWSDWSSRSTVTGRWAAPIRRSLITLKALAYEPTGGIVAAPTTSLPEQLGGTRNWDYRYCWLRDATITLLAMMRGGHYDEARAWRAWLGRVMAGSPEQLQIMYGIAGERRLPESEVDWLPGYEGASPVRIGNNAVGQLQLDVYGEVMNALHLARVGGLQADDTAWSIQCTMLEHLEKIWNAPDEGIWETRGGRQHFTFSKVMAWVAFDRAIASAEKFDLPGPVEHWREVRDLIHATVCERSFNTELNTFTQIYDGTELDASLLLIPLVGFLPAADPRIAGTVAAIERDLLCEGFVMRYRTTEFNDGLPPGEGTFLACSFWLVDNLALQGRVDDARRMYERLLSLANDVGLLSEEYDPIARRLVGNFPQAFSHVALVHTGLNLMRHEQQIAEETGHPACDGLEEEIARDADLPA, encoded by the coding sequence ATGCCCGCACTCATCGAAGACTATGCCCTGATCGGCGACGGCCATACGGCCGCGCTGGTGTCCCGCGCCGGTTCGATCGACTGGCTCTGCTGGCCGCGTTTCGACTCCGGCGCGTGTTTCGCCGCGCTGCTCGGCACCGAGCAGAACGGCCGCTGGCTGATCGCGCCCGCGCCCGACGACGCGCAGCAGGTAACGATCACGCGCCGCTATCGCGGCGAGACGCTGATCCTCGAAACGGACTTCGAGACGCCGGACGGCGCGGTCACGCTGATCGACTTCATGCCGCCCGGCAACGGCTGGTCCGAACTCGTGCGGATCGTCGTCGGCCGGCGCGGCACCGTGCGCATGGAGATGCAGCTGGTGCTGCGCTTCGATTACGGCTTCTCGGTGCCGTGGGTCAGCCAGCTCACCTATGAAAGCGGCATCAAGGCGATCGTCGGGCCGGACACTGTCGTGCTGCGCACGCCGGTCGACCTGCAAGGCGAGAACATGCACACGGTCGCGACGTTCGACGTGAAGGAAGGCGAACGCGTGCCGTTCTCGATGTCGTATGCGGCGTCGCATCTGCGCGTGCCGCCGCCGCGCGACCCGTTCACCGCGCTCGCGCGCACCGAGAATTTCTGGTCCGACTGGTCGTCGCGCAGCACCGTCACCGGCCGCTGGGCCGCGCCGATCCGCCGTTCGCTGATCACGCTGAAGGCGCTCGCGTACGAGCCGACCGGCGGCATCGTCGCCGCGCCGACCACGTCGCTGCCCGAGCAGCTCGGCGGCACGCGCAACTGGGACTACCGCTACTGCTGGCTGCGCGATGCGACGATCACGCTGCTCGCGATGATGCGCGGCGGCCACTACGACGAGGCGCGCGCGTGGCGCGCGTGGCTCGGCCGCGTGATGGCCGGCTCGCCGGAGCAGTTGCAGATCATGTACGGGATCGCCGGCGAGCGGCGCCTGCCCGAATCCGAGGTGGACTGGCTGCCGGGCTACGAAGGCGCGAGCCCGGTGCGGATCGGCAACAACGCGGTCGGCCAGTTGCAGCTCGACGTGTACGGCGAAGTGATGAACGCGCTGCACCTGGCGCGCGTCGGCGGGCTGCAGGCGGACGACACCGCATGGTCGATCCAGTGCACGATGCTCGAACACCTGGAGAAGATCTGGAACGCGCCGGACGAAGGCATCTGGGAAACGCGCGGCGGCCGCCAGCACTTCACGTTCTCGAAGGTGATGGCGTGGGTCGCGTTCGACCGCGCGATCGCGTCCGCCGAAAAGTTCGACCTGCCCGGCCCGGTCGAGCACTGGCGCGAGGTGCGCGACCTGATCCACGCGACCGTCTGCGAGCGCAGCTTCAATACGGAGCTGAACACGTTCACGCAGATCTACGACGGCACCGAACTCGACGCGAGCCTGCTGCTGATCCCGCTCGTCGGCTTCCTGCCGGCGGCGGACCCGCGCATCGCGGGCACGGTCGCCGCGATCGAGCGCGACCTGCTGTGCGAAGGTTTCGTGATGCGCTACCGCACCACCGAGTTCAACGACGGGCTGCCGCCCGGCGAGGGCACGTTCCTCGCGTGCAGCTTCTGGCTCGTGGACAACCTCGCGCTGCAAGGGCGCGTCGACGACGCGCGGCGCATGTACGAACGCCTGCTGTCGCTCGCGAACGACGTCGGCCTGCTGTCCGAGGAATACGATCCGATCGCGCGCCGGCTCGTAGGGAATTTCCCTCAGGCGTTCTCACACGTCGCGCTCGTTCACACGGGGCTCAATCTGATGCGCCACGAACAGCAGATCGCGGAAGAAACCGGGCATCCCGCTTGCGACGGGCTTGAGGAGGAAATCGCACGCGACGCGGACCTCCCTGCATGA
- a CDS encoding polyhydroxyalkanoate depolymerase, whose protein sequence is MLYQFREFQRALLSPLTAWAQAASKSFSNPASPFSLVPGASRLSAGYELLYRLGKDYEKPEFNLHQIQKDGFNIPIVEQTIIEKPFCRLLRFKRYADDSTAVSTLKDEPVVLVCAPLSGHHATLLRDTVRTLLQDHKVYITDWVDARMVPLEAGPFHLDDYIAYIQEFIRHIGAKNLHIVSVCQPTVPVLAAIALMASRGEDTPLTMTMMGGPIDARRSPTAVNSLATQHSLEWFANNVIHPVPANYPGEGRHVYPGFLQHAGFVAMNPDRHAASHWDFYKSLLRGDEEDAEAHRQFYDEYNAVLDMAAEYYLETIRIVFQEFRLAEGTWDVAGERVRPQDITQTALLTIEGELDDISGSGQTRAAQDLCTGIPAENKHHLTAEKCGHYGIFAGRRWRTIIYPQLRDFIRQHNHVKSSPAERAVVA, encoded by the coding sequence ATGCTCTACCAATTCCGTGAATTCCAGCGCGCGCTGCTGAGCCCGCTGACCGCCTGGGCCCAGGCCGCGTCGAAGTCGTTTTCGAATCCGGCCAGCCCGTTCTCCCTCGTTCCCGGCGCCAGCCGGCTGTCCGCCGGCTATGAACTGCTGTACCGGCTCGGCAAAGACTACGAGAAACCCGAGTTCAATCTCCACCAGATCCAGAAGGACGGCTTCAACATTCCGATCGTCGAGCAGACGATCATCGAGAAGCCGTTCTGCCGCCTGCTGCGCTTCAAGCGTTATGCGGACGACAGCACCGCGGTTTCGACGCTGAAGGACGAGCCGGTCGTGCTGGTGTGCGCGCCGCTGTCCGGCCACCATGCGACGCTGCTGCGCGACACCGTGCGCACGCTGCTGCAGGACCACAAGGTGTACATCACCGACTGGGTCGACGCGCGGATGGTGCCGCTCGAAGCCGGCCCGTTCCATCTCGACGACTACATCGCGTACATCCAGGAATTCATCCGCCACATCGGCGCGAAGAACCTGCATATCGTGTCCGTCTGCCAGCCGACGGTGCCGGTGCTCGCGGCGATCGCGCTGATGGCGAGCCGCGGCGAGGACACGCCGCTCACGATGACGATGATGGGCGGTCCGATCGACGCGCGCCGCAGCCCGACCGCGGTGAACTCGCTCGCGACGCAGCACTCGCTCGAATGGTTTGCGAACAACGTCATTCATCCGGTGCCGGCGAACTATCCGGGCGAAGGGCGTCACGTGTATCCGGGTTTCCTGCAGCACGCGGGTTTCGTCGCGATGAATCCGGACCGGCATGCGGCGTCGCACTGGGACTTCTACAAGAGCCTGCTGCGCGGCGACGAAGAGGATGCCGAAGCGCACCGGCAGTTCTACGACGAGTACAACGCGGTGCTCGACATGGCCGCCGAGTATTACCTGGAGACGATCCGGATCGTGTTCCAGGAGTTCCGGCTCGCGGAAGGCACATGGGATGTCGCAGGCGAGCGCGTGCGTCCGCAGGACATCACGCAGACCGCGCTGCTGACGATCGAGGGCGAACTGGACGACATCTCCGGCAGCGGCCAGACGCGCGCCGCGCAGGACCTGTGCACCGGCATTCCGGCCGAAAACAAACACCATCTGACGGCCGAGAAGTGCGGCCACTACGGGATCTTCGCCGGACGCCGCTGGCGCACGATCATCTACCCGCAGTTGCGCGACTTCATCCGGCAGCACAATCACGTGAAGAGCAGCCCCGCCGAACGCGCGGTGGTCGCATAA
- a CDS encoding TetR/AcrR family transcriptional regulator, whose product MNQPKIKRDPEGTRRRILLAAAEEFANGGLFGARVDQIARRAETNERMLYYYFGSKEQLFTAVLEHAFGALTEAERTLDLSGLAPVEAITRLAHFVWDYYRDHPELLRLVNNENLHEARYMQKSSRIREMISPIVATLGSILSRGESAGLFRSNVDPLRLYVTLSGMGYYIVSNRHTLAATLGRDFSTSTERAEIVQLNTEMLLAFLMRK is encoded by the coding sequence ATGAATCAGCCGAAAATCAAAAGAGATCCTGAGGGCACGCGTCGCCGCATTCTGCTTGCCGCGGCGGAAGAATTCGCGAATGGAGGGCTGTTCGGCGCGCGCGTCGATCAGATCGCGCGTCGCGCGGAAACCAACGAGCGGATGCTGTACTACTACTTCGGCAGCAAGGAGCAGTTGTTCACCGCGGTGCTGGAGCATGCGTTCGGCGCGCTGACCGAAGCGGAGCGCACGCTGGACCTGTCGGGCCTCGCGCCGGTCGAGGCGATCACACGGCTCGCGCACTTCGTATGGGACTACTACCGCGACCATCCCGAACTGCTGCGTCTCGTGAACAACGAGAACCTGCACGAAGCGCGCTACATGCAGAAGTCGTCGCGCATCCGCGAAATGATCTCGCCGATCGTTGCGACGCTCGGCTCGATCCTGTCGCGCGGCGAATCGGCGGGGCTGTTTCGCTCGAACGTCGATCCGCTGCGTCTTTACGTGACGCTGTCCGGCATGGGGTATTACATCGTGTCGAACCGCCACACGCTCGCGGCGACGCTCGGGCGCGACTTCAGCACGTCCACCGAGCGCGCGGAGATCGTTCAGTTGAATACGGAGATGCTGCTCGCGTTCCTGATGCGCAAGTAA
- the rsxB gene encoding electron transport complex subunit RsxB, which translates to MTDSKTLADRLEDLLPQTQCTKCGYDGCRPYAEAVAAGAANYNQCPPGGAEGVARLARVLGKPVIPINPVNGVERARPVAFIDEQLCIGCTLCMQACPVDAIVGAPKQMHTIVKDLCTGCDLCVAPCPVDCIAMIPVTGDATGWDAWTQQQADAARLRHDRRAARLARERDAAEARAAARRHAAASPPQAAAKDETASAAAATTSAATPATAAADDPEAKKRAIIQAALERARQKKAELAVRGEGPRNTENVSADVQAQIDAAEARRRRIGIDDGQPDEARGEPSSDAPPRNDDNNNDPSS; encoded by the coding sequence GTGACCGATTCCAAGACTCTCGCAGATCGCCTCGAAGATCTGCTGCCCCAGACCCAATGCACGAAGTGCGGCTACGACGGCTGCCGGCCTTACGCCGAAGCGGTCGCAGCCGGCGCCGCGAACTACAACCAGTGCCCGCCCGGCGGCGCCGAGGGCGTCGCGCGGCTCGCGCGCGTGCTCGGCAAACCCGTCATTCCGATCAATCCGGTCAACGGCGTCGAACGCGCGCGTCCGGTCGCGTTCATCGACGAACAGTTGTGCATCGGCTGTACGTTGTGCATGCAGGCATGTCCGGTCGATGCGATCGTCGGCGCGCCGAAGCAGATGCACACGATCGTGAAGGACCTGTGCACCGGCTGCGACCTGTGCGTCGCGCCGTGTCCGGTCGACTGCATCGCGATGATCCCCGTGACCGGCGACGCGACCGGCTGGGACGCATGGACCCAGCAGCAGGCCGACGCCGCGCGGCTGCGTCACGACCGCCGCGCCGCGCGGCTCGCGCGCGAGCGCGACGCGGCCGAGGCGCGCGCCGCCGCGCGCCGCCACGCGGCGGCGTCACCGCCGCAGGCCGCGGCGAAGGATGAAACGGCGAGCGCGGCGGCTGCGACGACGTCCGCCGCGACACCCGCGACGGCCGCAGCCGACGATCCGGAAGCGAAGAAGCGCGCGATCATCCAGGCCGCGCTCGAACGCGCGCGCCAGAAAAAAGCCGAACTGGCGGTGCGCGGCGAAGGTCCGCGCAACACCGAGAACGTGAGCGCGGACGTGCAGGCGCAGATCGACGCGGCCGAGGCGCGCCGCCGCCGCATCGGCATCGACGACGGACAACCCGATGAAGCGCGCGGCGAACCCTCCAGCGATGCGCCGCCACGCAACGACGACAACAACAACGACCCGTCCTCCTGA
- the nth gene encoding endonuclease III — MNATKRRAIFETLQSLNPHPTTELEYSTPFELLIAVMLSAQATDVSVNKAMRRMFPVANTPQQLIELGEEGVADYIKTIGLYRTKARNVVATSRILLEQYGGEVPQTREALEALPGVGRKTANVVLNTAFGQPTIAVDTHIFRVANRTGLAPGKDVRAVEAALEKFTPPEFRHDAHHWLILHGRYVCKARRPECWHCVIEPLCEFRPKTPPPDL; from the coding sequence ATGAACGCCACCAAGCGCCGCGCGATCTTCGAAACGCTGCAGAGCCTCAATCCGCATCCGACCACCGAACTCGAATACTCGACGCCGTTCGAATTGCTGATCGCGGTGATGCTGTCCGCGCAGGCCACCGACGTGTCGGTGAACAAGGCGATGCGCAGGATGTTTCCCGTCGCGAACACGCCGCAGCAGTTGATCGAACTCGGCGAGGAAGGCGTCGCGGACTACATCAAGACGATCGGCCTCTATCGCACCAAGGCCAGGAACGTCGTCGCGACGAGCCGCATCCTGCTCGAACAGTACGGCGGCGAAGTCCCGCAGACGCGCGAGGCGCTGGAAGCGTTGCCGGGCGTCGGCCGCAAGACCGCGAACGTCGTGCTGAACACCGCGTTCGGCCAGCCGACGATCGCGGTCGACACGCACATCTTCCGGGTCGCGAACCGCACCGGCCTCGCGCCCGGCAAGGACGTGCGCGCGGTCGAGGCCGCGCTGGAAAAGTTCACGCCGCCCGAGTTCCGGCACGACGCGCATCACTGGCTGATCCTGCACGGCCGTTACGTGTGCAAGGCGCGGCGGCCCGAATGCTGGCACTGTGTGATCGAGCCGCTGTGCGAGTTCCGCCCGAAGACGCCGCCGCCCGACCTGTGA
- a CDS encoding DUF1841 family protein: protein MFNPSRDEVRRFFTDTWRKQRAGEILTPLEAIAADWIVEHPEYHAELTDADAAAAQDYSPERGQSNPFLHLSMHLAISEQLSIDQPPGIRAAHERLAARLGSTHDAQHAIMECLGETIWEAQRTNTSPDTDAYLARIERRASRD from the coding sequence ATGTTCAATCCCAGCCGCGACGAAGTCCGCCGCTTTTTCACCGACACCTGGCGCAAGCAGCGCGCGGGCGAAATCCTCACGCCGCTCGAAGCGATCGCCGCCGACTGGATCGTCGAGCATCCGGAGTATCACGCGGAACTCACGGACGCCGACGCGGCCGCCGCGCAGGACTACTCGCCGGAGCGCGGGCAGAGCAATCCGTTCCTGCACCTGTCGATGCATCTCGCGATCAGCGAGCAACTGTCGATCGACCAGCCGCCCGGCATCCGCGCCGCGCACGAGCGGCTCGCCGCGCGGCTCGGCTCGACGCACGACGCACAGCACGCGATCATGGAATGCCTCGGCGAAACGATCTGGGAAGCGCAGCGCACCAACACGTCGCCGGACACCGACGCGTATCTCGCGCGCATCGAGCGCCGCGCATCGCGCGACTGA
- a CDS encoding c-type cytochrome: MNKPHKAQAVRASGTLFRTVAAAGMLAGALAFDPAFAADAANGKVLAESHNCAACHGPNLNQPVSPEYPKLAGQHADYIYWALRQYQMGTGNPHLGRNNPIMQAQVQSLSQSDMRDLAAYIESLRGDLIDKK, translated from the coding sequence ATGAACAAGCCCCACAAGGCCCAGGCCGTCCGCGCATCCGGCACGCTGTTCAGGACTGTCGCCGCCGCCGGCATGCTCGCCGGCGCGCTTGCATTCGATCCGGCATTTGCCGCCGACGCGGCGAACGGCAAGGTGCTCGCGGAGAGCCACAACTGCGCGGCGTGCCACGGCCCGAACCTGAACCAGCCGGTGAGCCCCGAATATCCGAAGCTCGCGGGGCAGCACGCGGACTACATCTACTGGGCGCTGCGCCAGTACCAGATGGGCACCGGCAATCCGCACCTCGGCCGCAACAACCCGATCATGCAGGCGCAGGTGCAGAGCCTGTCGCAGTCCGACATGCGCGACCTCGCCGCGTACATCGAGTCGCTGCGCGGCGACCTGATCGACAAGAAATAA
- a CDS encoding c-type cytochrome yields the protein MKKIVGKHVVIGALTVLAGYAAVAHADIVGDPKAGQGKVAMCIGCHGIPDYRTAYPEVYHVPILGGQNMQYLINALKAYRKGDRHFETMHAIAASLTDQDIADIAAYYAAQTAGSKNNPEK from the coding sequence ATGAAAAAAATTGTCGGCAAGCACGTCGTGATCGGAGCACTGACGGTGTTGGCAGGCTATGCAGCCGTCGCGCACGCGGACATCGTGGGCGATCCGAAGGCGGGTCAGGGCAAGGTGGCGATGTGCATCGGCTGCCATGGGATTCCGGACTACCGCACCGCGTATCCCGAGGTCTATCACGTGCCGATCCTCGGCGGCCAGAACATGCAGTACCTCATCAACGCGCTGAAGGCGTACCGCAAGGGCGACCGGCATTTCGAAACGATGCATGCGATCGCCGCGTCGCTGACCGACCAGGACATCGCGGACATCGCCGCCTACTATGCGGCGCAGACCGCCGGGTCGAAGAACAATCCCGAGAAATAA
- a CDS encoding AAA family ATPase → MRFEGSSQYVATDDLKLAVNAAFLLARPLLIKGEPGTGKTMLAEEVAAALGMPLLQWHIKSTTKAQQGLYEYDAVSRLRDSQLGDERVKDIANYIVKGVLWQAFDADQQTVLLIDEIDKADIEFPNDLLRELDRMEFYVYETRELVRAKHRPLVIITSNNEKELPDAFLRRCFFHYISFPDPATMQRIVEVHYPGIREDLLRAAMESFFELRGVAGLKKKPSTSELLDWLKLLLAEDIPPDALRGADGRQTMPPLAGALLKNEQDVGLFERLIYMNRNNR, encoded by the coding sequence ATGCGTTTCGAAGGTTCTTCGCAGTACGTCGCCACCGACGATCTCAAGCTCGCGGTCAACGCCGCGTTCCTGCTTGCGCGCCCGCTGCTGATCAAGGGCGAGCCCGGCACCGGCAAGACCATGCTCGCGGAAGAGGTCGCGGCCGCGCTCGGCATGCCGCTGCTGCAATGGCACATCAAGTCCACGACCAAGGCGCAGCAGGGGCTGTACGAATACGATGCGGTGTCGCGGCTGCGCGACTCGCAGCTCGGCGACGAGCGCGTGAAGGACATCGCGAACTACATCGTGAAGGGTGTGCTGTGGCAGGCGTTCGACGCCGACCAGCAGACCGTGCTGCTGATCGACGAGATCGACAAGGCCGACATCGAGTTCCCGAACGACCTGCTGCGCGAACTGGACCGGATGGAGTTCTACGTGTACGAGACGCGCGAACTGGTCCGCGCGAAACACCGGCCGCTCGTCATCATCACGTCGAACAACGAGAAGGAACTGCCCGACGCGTTCCTGCGCCGCTGCTTCTTCCACTACATCAGCTTCCCAGACCCGGCGACGATGCAGCGGATCGTCGAGGTCCACTATCCGGGCATCCGCGAGGACCTGCTGCGCGCGGCGATGGAGAGCTTCTTCGAACTGCGCGGCGTCGCCGGGCTGAAGAAGAAGCCTTCGACGTCCGAACTGCTCGACTGGCTGAAGCTGCTGCTCGCCGAGGACATTCCGCCCGACGCGCTGCGCGGCGCGGACGGCCGGCAGACGATGCCGCCGCTCGCGGGCGCGCTGCTGAAGAACGAGCAGGACGTCGGCCTGTTCGAACGGCTGATCTACATGAACCGCAACAACCGCTGA